In one window of Thermodesulfobacteriota bacterium DNA:
- the lptB gene encoding LPS export ABC transporter ATP-binding protein — translation MALFSLRDLQKSYGGRRVVDAVSLELHSHEVVGLLGPNGAGKTTTFYISIGMIHADSGRILIDETEITGLPMHLRARRGIGYLPQESSVFRKLTVEQNIKIVLECLKYTRAEQSRRTDAILDEMGIRHLSRQRASLLSGGERRRLEISRVLAIDPAFILLDEPFAGIDPLAIVDIRNIIAHLTERNIGVMISDHNVRETLGVCHRAYILNNGRVIESGTPEEIASSETARRIYLGEEFRL, via the coding sequence ATGGCCCTGTTCTCTTTGCGTGATTTGCAGAAAAGCTACGGCGGCAGACGGGTTGTCGACGCGGTCAGTCTGGAACTGCACAGTCATGAAGTGGTCGGCCTGCTTGGCCCCAACGGCGCCGGCAAGACCACGACTTTTTATATTTCCATCGGCATGATTCATGCCGACAGCGGTCGTATTCTGATTGATGAGACTGAAATTACCGGCCTGCCCATGCATCTGCGGGCGCGCCGGGGAATCGGCTACCTGCCCCAGGAATCATCGGTCTTCCGCAAACTGACCGTGGAGCAGAACATCAAAATCGTCCTGGAGTGCCTGAAGTACACCCGGGCGGAGCAGTCCCGGCGGACCGACGCGATTCTCGACGAAATGGGTATCCGCCATCTGTCGCGCCAGCGGGCCAGCCTCCTTTCCGGAGGAGAGCGACGGCGCCTGGAAATATCCCGGGTGCTGGCCATCGACCCGGCTTTCATCCTGCTGGATGAACCTTTCGCCGGAATCGATCCCCTGGCCATCGTGGACATACGGAACATCATCGCGCACCTGACCGAACGCAACATCGGTGTCATGATTTCCGACCACAATGTCAGGGAAACCCTGGGCGTGTGCCACCGGGCCTATATTCTCAACAACGGACGGGTCATTGAATCCGGCACGCCGGAGGAAATCGCCTCCAGCGAAACCGCCCGGCGGATTTACCTGGGGGAAGAGTTCAGGCTGTAG
- a CDS encoding LptA/OstA family protein, whose product MNRICNNRFRHDRCQGVRLPAAVPSPGRKERGRYGGTALAAFLWALLAAITVMTGPAASENNLADLTVIGAIRISADALTVPGGTENYAEFKGNVHAFGDRFDITADQLKIFYQPSPETKGDDITSGNSLTKIIASGNVVITSGEKIAKTEEAVYDKAQQTIILSGDKSMVLQNNSYIAGKKIIMHLDSETVTVESGEGKRVEAFIEPRDMKKDN is encoded by the coding sequence TTGAATAGGATTTGCAACAATAGATTCCGGCATGACCGGTGCCAGGGGGTTCGACTCCCGGCCGCCGTGCCGTCGCCGGGCCGAAAGGAAAGAGGACGCTACGGGGGGACCGCGCTGGCGGCATTTCTCTGGGCGCTGCTGGCGGCGATCACCGTCATGACCGGTCCCGCCGCCAGTGAAAACAATCTGGCCGACCTGACCGTTATCGGAGCCATCCGTATCAGCGCCGACGCCCTTACGGTCCCCGGCGGCACGGAAAATTACGCGGAATTCAAAGGGAACGTCCATGCCTTCGGCGACCGCTTTGATATTACCGCCGATCAACTGAAAATTTTCTACCAGCCGTCTCCGGAAACAAAAGGAGACGATATTACCAGTGGCAACAGTCTGACAAAAATCATCGCCAGCGGAAATGTCGTCATCACCTCCGGAGAAAAAATTGCAAAGACGGAAGAGGCTGTGTATGATAAGGCCCAGCAAACGATCATTCTATCCGGCGACAAGTCCATGGTGCTGCAGAACAACAGTTACATCGCCGGCAAAAAAATTATCATGCACCTGGACAGCGAAACGGTCACGGTAGAAAGCGGCGAAGGCAAACGGGTGGAAGCGTTTATCGAACCACGGGACATGAAAAAAGACAATTGA
- the lptC gene encoding LPS export ABC transporter periplasmic protein LptC: MASPKRSLFPMLLILPVLGLIAYLALYDGGREKRRESAAKLIRTAPDVSLEGIRQTFIENGDRKWSLKAASARLSRSSRQTQVTDIDLTLFTAGGDAFRVTADKGMLSLDSSDAEITGNVVIHIPEGKIYTQSLRYRDQDHIITADEQVKVESDSLHLTGNRLRYDLRSMTAELLGNVNGIINGNLTRN, encoded by the coding sequence ATGGCTTCTCCCAAACGCTCTCTGTTCCCGATGCTTCTGATCCTGCCGGTTCTTGGTCTGATCGCCTACCTGGCGCTGTACGACGGCGGCCGGGAAAAACGGCGGGAAAGCGCGGCCAAACTCATCCGAACCGCGCCGGACGTGTCACTGGAGGGCATCCGTCAAACCTTTATCGAAAACGGCGACAGGAAATGGTCGCTGAAAGCCGCCTCGGCCCGGCTCTCCCGAAGCAGCCGGCAGACGCAGGTGACCGATATTGATCTGACGCTCTTTACCGCCGGTGGTGACGCTTTCCGCGTTACCGCCGACAAGGGGATGCTGTCCCTTGACTCCAGCGACGCCGAAATCACCGGTAACGTCGTTATCCATATTCCGGAAGGCAAAATATATACACAGTCGTTGCGTTATCGGGATCAAGACCATATAATAACCGCCGATGAACAGGTTAAGGTGGAAAGCGATTCTCTTCACCTTACGGGAAACAGGCTGCGGTATGATTTACGTTCCATGACAGCCGAACTGCTCGGAAACGTAAACGGCATCATCAACGGAAACCTCACCCGAAACTGA
- a CDS encoding HAD hydrolase family protein, translating into MTPDIQTLFSGIRLLLLDVDGVLTDGGISYSGPETETKTFSVRDGLGIKMVMAAGLQVGIVTGRSSSALSRRCRELGITCVYDDVWDKSAALAPIMTETGIGSFREVAFIGDDLPDIPLLKKVGLPIAVANAHPEVIRVAAMVTTAEGGRGAVREVCENLLRSQGLWQQALATYL; encoded by the coding sequence ATGACGCCCGACATTCAAACGCTCTTTTCCGGAATCCGGCTGCTGCTGCTTGACGTCGACGGCGTGCTTACGGACGGCGGCATCAGCTACTCCGGTCCCGAGACGGAGACCAAAACCTTTTCCGTCCGGGACGGTCTCGGCATCAAAATGGTGATGGCCGCCGGTTTGCAGGTGGGTATCGTCACCGGCCGATCATCGTCGGCGCTTTCCCGGCGTTGCCGGGAGCTGGGCATCACCTGCGTTTATGATGATGTCTGGGATAAAAGCGCGGCCCTCGCGCCCATCATGACCGAAACGGGGATCGGCTCCTTCCGGGAGGTGGCCTTTATCGGTGACGACCTGCCCGACATCCCCCTGTTGAAAAAGGTCGGCCTGCCCATCGCGGTAGCCAACGCCCATCCGGAAGTGATCCGCGTGGCGGCTATGGTGACAACGGCCGAAGGCGGCCGCGGCGCGGTCCGGGAGGTCTGCGAAAATCTTCTCCGGTCGCAGGGGCTCTGGCAGCAGGCCCTGGCAACCTATCTGTGA
- the kdsA gene encoding 3-deoxy-8-phosphooctulonate synthase, translated as MPVGRIHIGGGEPLVLIAGPCVIEDEDSTFRTAEFLKSVTNELRLPFVFKASFDKANRTSIHSFRGPGLDEGLSILKKIKETLGVAVISDVHLPEQVEAAAEVLDIIQVPAFLCRQTDFILRAAGSGKTLNIKKGQFLAPWDVKNIVEKASSSGNRNILITERGTMFGYNNLVVDFRGIPIIQKETRKPVIFDATHSVQLPGGGGSRSGGERAFAPLLAGAAVAAGADGIFMEVHEDPEKALCDGPNSLYLDSVRGILLKLQAIRDAIRQVVK; from the coding sequence ATTCCGGTCGGCCGGATTCATATCGGCGGCGGTGAGCCGCTGGTTTTAATCGCCGGTCCGTGCGTCATCGAGGACGAGGACAGCACTTTCCGAACGGCGGAATTTTTAAAATCCGTCACGAACGAATTACGCCTGCCCTTTGTTTTCAAAGCGTCCTTTGACAAGGCCAACCGAACCTCCATTCACTCCTTCCGCGGTCCGGGGCTGGATGAAGGGCTCTCCATCCTGAAGAAGATAAAAGAGACGCTGGGGGTCGCTGTCATTTCCGATGTCCATCTCCCGGAGCAGGTCGAGGCGGCGGCAGAGGTGCTGGATATCATCCAGGTCCCGGCTTTTCTGTGCCGGCAGACCGATTTCATCCTGCGGGCTGCCGGATCAGGCAAGACGCTGAACATTAAAAAAGGGCAGTTTCTGGCGCCCTGGGATGTCAAAAACATCGTGGAAAAAGCTTCCTCCTCCGGTAACCGCAACATCCTGATCACGGAGCGGGGCACGATGTTCGGTTACAACAATCTGGTGGTGGACTTCCGCGGCATTCCCATCATCCAGAAGGAAACGCGCAAGCCGGTCATTTTCGACGCCACGCACAGTGTGCAGCTTCCCGGCGGCGGCGGATCGCGCTCCGGTGGAGAACGGGCCTTCGCGCCGCTTCTGGCCGGAGCGGCCGTGGCCGCCGGTGCGGACGGTATTTTCATGGAGGTCCACGAAGATCCGGAGAAGGCGCTTTGTGACGGGCCCAATTCCCTGTACCTGGACTCCGTTCGCGGCATCCTGCTTAAACTGCAGGCCATCCGGGACGCTATCCGGCAGGTTGTAAAATGA
- a CDS encoding M23 family metallopeptidase — MKKKTAAGLLALLLIIIIVAAVIWVFPKMEGEPPAVTFPGLKPALGAASEFAVVIADSKNGLKSASVTLLAAGQEHALADFSSAGSGEIIASKQFDISLAPKKAGIPDGPATLRVQARDSAWRGWFKGNLAYVEKEVAIDTKKPEVEVLTPQHYINKGGVGLVIYRVLEPDTVHGVQVGDRFFPGRAGQFEDANICLGFFAVAYDQPPDVSPMVQVTDAAGNITRAGFYHLIKPKVFAEDLIPLSDGFLNTVMPAFDVPVPDDRPIETFKYVNTELRIKNDETIRSVCRQSDNQQHWQGVFVSFPNATCRAAFGDHRTYQYQGQVVSQAYHLGVDLASLAKSPVPAGNAGRVAFAGDLGIYGRAVIIDHGLGLFSLYGHLSQISVAEDQMVSRGETIGLSGQTGLAGGDHLHYSMLLQDTFINPIEWWDESWITNNINSKKDMIRNPPAGS, encoded by the coding sequence ATGAAGAAAAAAACAGCCGCCGGGCTGCTCGCGTTACTGCTGATAATTATCATTGTTGCCGCTGTGATCTGGGTTTTCCCTAAAATGGAAGGCGAACCGCCGGCGGTGACCTTTCCCGGGCTGAAGCCGGCACTGGGGGCCGCGTCGGAATTCGCGGTGGTCATCGCCGATTCGAAGAACGGGCTGAAAAGCGCTTCCGTGACGCTGCTGGCCGCCGGTCAGGAACACGCCCTGGCCGATTTTTCTTCAGCCGGCTCCGGAGAAATTATCGCCAGCAAACAGTTCGATATCAGTCTGGCGCCGAAAAAGGCGGGAATCCCGGACGGGCCGGCCACCCTGCGGGTTCAGGCCCGGGACAGCGCCTGGCGGGGCTGGTTCAAAGGGAACCTGGCGTATGTTGAAAAAGAGGTGGCCATCGACACCAAAAAACCTGAAGTGGAGGTGCTGACCCCTCAACATTATATAAATAAGGGCGGGGTCGGCCTGGTCATCTACAGGGTGCTCGAGCCGGATACGGTTCACGGGGTTCAGGTGGGGGACAGGTTCTTCCCGGGTCGCGCCGGTCAGTTTGAGGACGCGAACATCTGCCTTGGCTTTTTCGCGGTGGCTTACGATCAACCACCGGACGTCAGCCCCATGGTGCAGGTCACCGACGCCGCGGGCAACATTACCCGGGCCGGTTTTTATCATTTGATCAAACCCAAGGTTTTCGCGGAGGATCTGATCCCCCTCTCCGACGGCTTCTTAAACACCGTCATGCCGGCTTTTGACGTTCCGGTACCGGATGACCGGCCGATCGAGACATTCAAATACGTTAATACCGAACTGCGGATCAAGAACGATGAAACCATCCGTTCCGTCTGTCGTCAATCCGACAACCAGCAGCACTGGCAGGGCGTTTTCGTGAGTTTTCCCAACGCCACCTGCCGGGCCGCCTTCGGAGATCATCGCACTTATCAATATCAGGGGCAGGTCGTCAGCCAGGCTTATCATCTGGGCGTCGATCTGGCGTCCCTGGCCAAGTCACCGGTTCCGGCCGGTAATGCCGGCCGGGTGGCCTTTGCCGGAGACCTCGGTATTTACGGCCGGGCCGTCATCATTGATCATGGCCTCGGTCTGTTCAGCCTGTATGGCCATCTCAGCCAGATCAGCGTGGCGGAGGACCAGATGGTCTCCCGGGGGGAAACGATCGGCCTGTCCGGGCAGACGGGGCTGGCGGGAGGCGACCATCTTCACTACAGCATGCTGCTTCAGGATACCTTCATCAATCCCATCGAATGGTGGGATGAATCCTGGATTACCAACAACATCAACAGTAAAAAGGACATGATCCGGAATCCGCCGGCCGGCTCTTAA
- the lepB gene encoding signal peptidase I, whose product MKKQQGQNKENEATARSSGTSSWRENVEAVLIAVLLALFIRTFVVQAFKIPSGSMKDTLLIGDHILVNKFAYGIDIPFLHISLIKGEPPRRGDIIVFKYPGNPDKDYIKRVVAVAGDVVSVRDKQLYVNQQPMQEKYIIHTDTAVQPVRDDFGPVQVPDHQLFVMGDNRDNSSDSRFWGFLDLEAVRGKAFLIYWSWNGESESLAGRVRWSRIGNVVK is encoded by the coding sequence ATGAAAAAACAGCAGGGGCAAAACAAGGAAAACGAAGCGACAGCGAGGTCTTCCGGCACCAGCAGTTGGCGGGAGAACGTTGAAGCGGTATTAATCGCCGTTCTGCTGGCGCTGTTTATCCGGACGTTTGTGGTTCAGGCGTTTAAAATTCCTTCCGGATCGATGAAAGATACCCTGCTCATCGGGGATCATATTCTGGTCAATAAATTCGCTTACGGTATCGACATCCCTTTCCTTCATATTTCCCTGATAAAGGGGGAACCCCCGCGGCGGGGTGATATCATCGTCTTTAAATACCCCGGCAACCCCGACAAGGATTACATCAAGCGGGTCGTGGCCGTGGCCGGCGATGTGGTTTCCGTCCGGGACAAGCAGCTTTACGTCAACCAGCAGCCCATGCAGGAAAAATACATTATTCATACCGACACCGCCGTTCAGCCGGTAAGGGATGACTTCGGTCCGGTGCAGGTGCCGGATCACCAGCTATTCGTGATGGGCGACAACCGCGATAACAGCAGTGACAGCCGGTTTTGGGGATTTCTCGATCTGGAGGCGGTCCGGGGGAAAGCGTTCCTGATATACTGGTCCTGGAACGGTGAATCGGAGTCTTTGGCGGGCCGGGTCCGCTGGTCGAGAATCGGCAATGTCGTGAAATAG